One stretch of Burkholderia oklahomensis C6786 DNA includes these proteins:
- a CDS encoding CBS domain-containing protein yields MHRINEIMSLDVVHVAPSDSIRHAAELMARFDIGALPVCEDNRLIGMVTDRDLVVRAVSAGKTPDTKVREVASGTIEWCFDDDQIDDVQKFMADAQLRRMPVVDHDKRLVGMLSIGDLATRTDGASRDEVANTLEGVSQPRRS; encoded by the coding sequence ATGCATCGCATCAACGAAATCATGTCGCTCGACGTCGTGCATGTCGCCCCGTCCGATTCGATCCGGCACGCAGCGGAGCTGATGGCGCGCTTCGATATCGGTGCGCTGCCCGTCTGCGAGGACAACCGGCTCATCGGCATGGTTACCGATCGAGATCTCGTCGTGCGCGCGGTCTCGGCCGGCAAGACGCCCGACACGAAGGTGCGCGAGGTCGCGTCCGGGACGATCGAATGGTGCTTCGACGACGATCAGATCGACGACGTCCAGAAGTTCATGGCGGATGCGCAACTGCGGCGGATGCCCGTCGTCGATCACGACAAGCGCCTCGTCGGCATGCTGTCGATCGGCGATCTCGCGACGCGCACCGACGGCGCGTCGCGCGACGAAGTCGCGAACACGCTCGAAGGCGTGTCGCAGCCGCGCCGCTCGTGA